The genomic window AGGGTATGCTACTTGGGAATCTATTGTGAAAAATAAGTTTAAACTTAAAGAACTAATTGAAATAAGTGAAACAGAAGTACCTCGTGATACACTTCTGAATCAACATGTGAAAGAATTATGTATTAGTCTGGAAGAAAAAAACTTTCTGAGTCAAGCACTAGATAATGGTAATCCTCTTCATATAAAAGAACACAATATAAGTGACCAAACGTTACAAGATTTTGTTAAGCGCTTTAATATGACAGAATTTGCTGTAATACCTTTAATCCAGCAAGGTGATAAAGTTGGTGTTTTAATCATTGATAATCCTGTTAACAAAAATCCAATTACTGTAAATGATATTGATAGTACCATACCGATTGCGAATCAAGCAGCTATTGCTATTCAAAATGCCCGTTTGTATAGTAAGGTGCAAGATATGGCTTTAAAAGATGGTTTGACAGGATTGTATAATCAGAGAGCATTCCAAACACTTTCTTCGAATATTTTTTCAAATGAAAATACACTATCAGTTATTATTTTGGACATAGATAATTTTAAACATTTTAACGATACGAATGGTCATATTCTTGGAAATGAAGTATTGAGCAAACTATCGAATGTAATTCAGGGCACGATAGATTCTCATCATATTGCTTGTCGATACGGAGGAGAAGAGTTTGTTATTTTGCTTCCCAAAATGGGCAAAAACCAAGCGGTAGAATTAGCTGAAGAGATACGTAGTAACGTAGTAGCGACTAAATTTCCTTGTGAAGAAAACCAGCCAACAGGGCATCTAACTATCAGTTTAGGTGTAGCGTCAACAGAATGCACAACTGTTATAAACCCTGACCAACTTCTAGACTATGCTG from Bacillus sp. HMF5848 includes these protein-coding regions:
- a CDS encoding diguanylate cyclase, producing the protein MVMMQYAQFIVYIIVIAIITNLFRFKMNETVDKLMLVMSTFALIIFDGILFDSIHTEWLAFLFICVSIISFFIYGAIVSVSIASFVLSIQTDVTSPVIMLEYILFALGSIVLYQYFLKIKGERDRWLSYLIDNSKQLSVLKGVSTSIQKALQLEKLIKTILTTVTAGYGLGFNRAMILLVDDEEEKHLKGIMGTGPMNADEGYATWESIVKNKFKLKELIEISETEVPRDTLLNQHVKELCISLEEKNFLSQALDNGNPLHIKEHNISDQTLQDFVKRFNMTEFAVIPLIQQGDKVGVLIIDNPVNKNPITVNDIDSTIPIANQAAIAIQNARLYSKVQDMALKDGLTGLYNQRAFQTLSSNIFSNENTLSVIILDIDNFKHFNDTNGHILGNEVLSKLSNVIQGTIDSHHIACRYGGEEFVILLPKMGKNQAVELAEEIRSNVVATKFPCEENQPTGHLTISLGVASTECTTVINPDQLLDYADKALYKAKATGKNKVILFEGD